One genomic segment of Balneolaceae bacterium includes these proteins:
- a CDS encoding PhoU domain-containing protein — protein sequence MSSPELSIAQAHKEIELFGKLVEKMHYSFSGLFFRKQKKQEKFLEKIAKREQITDNIELEVSDYLTKISSANLSDDATRKVRAMHSMVNDLERIGDLYYQMSKTFEDMMELEVALPKDAVMEVSDYLDVVLKAVKLMRENMENVNGELNVDLEAAVELENEINDTRDKMKDAHYRRLEQGVYTSQAGVIFLDYITRLEKIGDHIFNVQEALAGRKLKTHSEMLVGR from the coding sequence ATGTCTTCACCCGAACTTTCTATTGCACAGGCCCATAAAGAGATAGAGCTCTTTGGAAAACTGGTTGAAAAAATGCACTATAGCTTCTCCGGACTCTTTTTCAGAAAACAGAAAAAGCAGGAGAAATTTCTGGAAAAGATTGCAAAACGCGAGCAGATTACCGATAACATTGAACTTGAGGTTTCGGACTATCTGACCAAGATATCCAGTGCAAATCTTTCTGATGATGCTACCCGAAAAGTCCGGGCTATGCACAGTATGGTTAACGATTTGGAGAGAATTGGCGATCTGTATTATCAAATGTCCAAAACGTTTGAGGATATGATGGAGCTTGAGGTGGCACTGCCAAAAGATGCCGTGATGGAAGTAAGTGATTACCTTGATGTGGTTCTAAAAGCAGTAAAGCTGATGCGCGAAAATATGGAGAATGTAAACGGCGAGCTAAATGTAGATCTTGAAGCGGCGGTTGAGCTGGAAAACGAGATCAATGATACGCGTGATAAGATGAAGGATGCTCACTATCGGCGCCTGGAACAGGGTGTTTATACGTCTCAAGCCGGTGTTATTTTCCTCGATTACATTACCCGTCTCGAAAAAATTGGTGATCATATATTTAACGTACAGGAAGCGTTGGCCGGCAGAAAATTGAAAACCCATTCCGAAATGCTTGTAGGCCGATAA
- a CDS encoding porin, with the protein MKRKVLCVCALLTFFSLLILTPVLNAQDFELRGRLHMDAFWGLDDTDEFSNGFNNRRARIGVNGSLLEKWDGRIEVDFAEGDVSPNDFRLRRSFNHGGRLWLGQFKVPQGLNELTSSNNITFIERAANSNIITDAWRMGIAYEYSGSHGGMKSMIFGRALGEKSSIEGDMPLGIALRGIYTPKLAGGTVHLGGSVVYEDLKDNRSIKFSDRPEARDSKGGKALISLAIENPNLNSTLKKGLEAAYLLGSFSLAAEYLQVNVDLKSAGNPTFGGWHLQSSYIFGGKRTYSDGTFDGVKLDNQTGAWEIGARLSYMDLNDSNYIGGKQRNITVALNHYAAANLRFMLNVIFVDVTDRPGDLTDTSPVISSLRAMYYF; encoded by the coding sequence ATGAAAAGAAAAGTACTCTGTGTATGTGCACTATTGACATTTTTTTCTTTATTAATTTTGACACCTGTATTGAATGCTCAGGACTTTGAACTCAGGGGACGCCTGCACATGGACGCATTTTGGGGTTTGGATGATACGGATGAATTCAGCAATGGGTTTAACAACCGGCGTGCACGCATAGGAGTTAACGGCAGTTTGCTGGAAAAATGGGACGGCCGAATTGAGGTGGATTTTGCCGAGGGCGATGTAAGCCCAAATGATTTTCGACTTCGACGGTCGTTTAATCACGGCGGCCGTCTTTGGCTTGGACAGTTCAAAGTTCCGCAAGGTCTCAATGAGTTGACAAGCTCAAACAACATCACGTTTATTGAACGTGCCGCAAACAGCAATATCATAACCGATGCCTGGCGGATGGGCATTGCATATGAATATTCCGGCAGTCATGGAGGTATGAAGAGCATGATTTTTGGTCGTGCTCTCGGTGAAAAGAGCAGTATAGAAGGGGATATGCCGCTTGGCATTGCTCTGCGGGGAATTTATACTCCCAAACTTGCAGGCGGAACAGTTCATTTGGGCGGTTCTGTTGTCTATGAGGATCTGAAAGATAACAGGTCCATAAAATTTAGTGACCGCCCGGAAGCGCGCGACAGCAAAGGCGGCAAAGCGTTAATCAGCCTGGCTATTGAAAACCCCAATCTAAACAGTACTTTAAAAAAGGGGCTGGAGGCGGCTTATCTTCTGGGTTCCTTTTCGCTTGCAGCCGAATATTTGCAAGTTAATGTGGATTTGAAATCGGCTGGAAATCCGACATTTGGAGGATGGCATCTGCAAAGCAGTTACATTTTCGGCGGAAAACGAACGTATTCGGACGGTACTTTTGATGGAGTGAAGCTCGACAATCAAACAGGCGCATGGGAGATTGGTGCACGTCTCAGTTACATGGATTTGAATGATTCAAACTACATCGGAGGTAAACAACGCAATATTACAGTTGCATTAAACCACTACGCTGCAGCCAATTTGCGGTTTATGCTGAATGTGATATTTGTAGATGTAACCGACAGACCAGGCGATCTAACCGATACCAGCCCTGTGATAAGTTCACTAAGAGCGATGTATTACTTTTAG
- a CDS encoding Na/Pi symporter — protein MTYSFFDFLQLIGALGIFIYGMKVFSEGLQKVAGSRLRSILKGMTTSRFRGLLTGFGATTITQSSTTTTVMVVSFVNAGLLTLVESTGVIMGANIGTTVTAWMVSVFGFKMQITPIAVSLIGVFFPFLFFGKEKLRNLAESMIGFGILFIGLEFIKNAVPNIQDNPEMFAALDSFTEFGVLSIILFVFIGTALTLLTQSSSAATTITLVMLFEGWINFPIAAAMILGENIGTTVTANIAAIVGNVHAKRAARFHFIFNIIGVLWMLFLINPFLQGIDAAMLYFDPASGSIFGNSQEARASATLGLSLFHTTFNILNVIAVDRFCSRYCALCRTRPKR, from the coding sequence ATGACCTACTCTTTTTTTGATTTTCTACAACTTATTGGAGCTCTCGGGATTTTCATTTATGGAATGAAAGTCTTTAGCGAAGGATTACAGAAAGTTGCAGGTTCCCGTCTTCGATCCATTCTTAAGGGAATGACTACCAGCCGGTTCAGAGGCCTCTTAACAGGATTTGGTGCAACAACAATCACCCAGTCTTCTACAACAACTACCGTAATGGTGGTTAGTTTTGTAAATGCAGGATTGCTCACTCTTGTGGAGTCCACCGGTGTGATTATGGGGGCCAATATAGGCACCACTGTAACAGCATGGATGGTTTCTGTTTTTGGATTCAAAATGCAGATTACCCCCATAGCTGTAAGCCTGATTGGCGTTTTCTTTCCATTTTTGTTTTTTGGTAAGGAAAAACTTCGAAACCTGGCTGAATCCATGATTGGTTTCGGGATACTTTTTATTGGGCTGGAGTTTATCAAAAATGCCGTTCCCAATATCCAGGACAATCCCGAAATGTTTGCCGCTCTTGACTCATTCACTGAATTTGGAGTATTATCGATTATACTTTTTGTGTTTATTGGAACAGCTCTTACACTATTGACCCAATCATCTTCTGCAGCAACCACTATTACGCTTGTAATGCTCTTTGAAGGGTGGATCAATTTTCCAATCGCCGCCGCTATGATTCTTGGGGAAAATATAGGAACAACAGTAACAGCAAATATTGCCGCGATTGTTGGAAATGTGCATGCAAAACGGGCAGCGAGATTTCATTTTATATTCAACATTATAGGGGTTTTATGGATGCTCTTTCTGATCAATCCGTTTCTGCAGGGAATTGATGCAGCCATGCTCTATTTTGATCCGGCTTCGGGCTCAATTTTTGGAAATTCGCAAGAGGCCAGAGCTTCAGCAACTCTGGGTTTGTCGTTATTTCACACCACCTTCAATATTTTAAATGTTATTGCTGTTGATCGGTTTTGTTCCCGCTATTGTGCGCTTTGTAGAACGCGTCCAAAAAGATAA
- a CDS encoding slipin family protein: MESLTNTLVWVITIVIFLSVFLPQMFKILREYERGVIFRLGKYQSTKGPGFIILIPFIDKIERVDLRVLTINVDKQEAITKDNVTVNVDAITFFRVVDAEKAVIQVERYIAATSMLAQTTLRSVIGQFELDEILAEREKINKKIQDIIDKQTDPWGVKVVSVEVRDVILPESMKRAMARQAESERDRRAKVINAQGEFEAATKLVEAGEMIEKTPTALQLALPADDE, from the coding sequence ATGGAATCTCTTACCAATACATTAGTCTGGGTAATCACCATTGTGATTTTCCTCTCGGTGTTTCTTCCCCAAATGTTCAAAATTTTGAGGGAATATGAACGCGGAGTAATCTTCCGGCTTGGTAAATATCAAAGCACAAAAGGACCGGGATTCATCATACTGATTCCCTTTATTGATAAGATAGAAAGAGTAGACCTGCGGGTCTTAACAATCAATGTGGACAAGCAGGAAGCAATTACCAAAGATAATGTTACGGTAAACGTGGATGCTATTACATTCTTCCGCGTTGTGGATGCCGAAAAAGCGGTGATCCAGGTAGAACGATATATAGCGGCTACCTCCATGCTGGCACAAACAACACTGCGAAGTGTAATTGGTCAGTTTGAACTGGATGAAATTCTTGCCGAACGGGAAAAAATCAATAAAAAAATCCAGGACATTATTGACAAGCAAACAGACCCATGGGGAGTGAAAGTGGTTTCTGTTGAGGTGCGGGATGTAATTCTGCCTGAAAGCATGAAACGAGCGATGGCACGGCAGGCTGAATCAGAACGTGACCGGCGTGCGAAAGTGATTAATGCACAAGGTGAATTTGAAGCTGCCACGAAACTGGTTGAGGCCGGTGAAATGATTGAGAAAACACCAACGGCTCTTCAGCTTGCGCTTCCTGCAGACGATGAATGA
- the arsB gene encoding ACR3 family arsenite efflux transporter, translated as MSSNEKKMDFFERYLTVWVLLCIAIGIGVGYLFGDSIEVLSKWEIYRVNIPVAILIWMMIYPMMLQIDFGSLKEIGKSPKGVVWTVIINWAIKPFTMAFFAWIFFDQLYSAWLSPELADQYIAGAILLGAAPCTAMVFVWSYLSDGDPNYTLVQVSVNDLLILILFIPIVGLLLGITDITIPYGTLVASVLVFVVVPLVAGYLTHNILINKRGEEWYLNRFLPKFKPVSVSALLITLILLFAYQGDKIIDQPSAIFFIAIPLIIQTYFIFAIAWYGGKWLLKLPYQVCAPGAMIGASNFFELAVAVAIALFGLQSGAALVTVVGVLIEVPVMLSLVRFANKSRVNY; from the coding sequence ATGAGCAGTAACGAAAAGAAAATGGATTTTTTTGAGCGATACCTGACGGTGTGGGTATTGCTTTGTATCGCTATCGGGATTGGAGTGGGCTACCTGTTTGGCGACAGCATTGAAGTGTTGAGTAAGTGGGAAATTTACCGGGTCAATATTCCGGTCGCTATTTTGATCTGGATGATGATCTATCCCATGATGCTCCAGATCGATTTCGGATCCCTCAAAGAGATCGGTAAATCGCCCAAAGGCGTGGTTTGGACCGTGATTATTAACTGGGCCATTAAGCCCTTCACCATGGCCTTTTTTGCGTGGATCTTTTTCGACCAGTTGTATTCGGCATGGTTAAGCCCGGAACTGGCCGACCAATATATCGCCGGGGCTATTTTACTGGGAGCGGCACCCTGTACGGCGATGGTTTTTGTGTGGTCCTATTTATCGGATGGAGATCCCAATTATACGCTCGTGCAGGTTTCGGTGAACGACCTCCTGATATTAATTCTGTTCATCCCCATCGTAGGATTGTTGCTCGGTATTACCGATATCACCATTCCGTATGGCACGCTGGTCGCTTCCGTGCTGGTATTTGTGGTGGTTCCGCTGGTTGCCGGATATTTAACCCACAATATTCTCATCAACAAACGAGGAGAAGAGTGGTATCTCAACCGTTTTCTGCCCAAGTTTAAACCGGTATCTGTTTCGGCTCTGCTGATTACCCTTATTCTGTTATTTGCCTACCAGGGAGATAAGATCATTGACCAACCTTCAGCTATCTTTTTCATCGCGATTCCGCTTATCATTCAAACCTATTTTATCTTTGCGATAGCGTGGTATGGTGGCAAATGGTTATTAAAGCTACCGTATCAGGTATGCGCTCCCGGGGCAATGATTGGTGCCAGTAACTTTTTTGAACTGGCCGTTGCTGTGGCCATTGCCCTTTTTGGACTGCAATCGGGAGCAGCGCTTGTAACCGTGGTTGGTGTGTTAATTGAAGTACCGGTGATGCTTTCGTTGGTACGATTTGCGAATAAAAGCCGTGTAAATTATTAG
- the arsD gene encoding arsenite efflux transporter metallochaperone ArsD encodes MNTQTDIQTKIEVYDPPMCCSTGVCGPEVDQKLVDFNNDLKWLKSQGVDVQRYNLGQEPEAFKSNPEVITRIQNTGTEILPIIVVNGKLKMEGDYPARTMLKEMCELDEKSANKEVADETPESIYNAQINELVAIAASLASNCESCLKYHYKEAEKLGIAKEDIARTLQMAQQVKENPTSNMVQLANKLLGVQPQPSNGCAPGSGCC; translated from the coding sequence ATGAATACACAAACGGATATACAAACAAAAATTGAAGTGTACGATCCCCCAATGTGTTGCAGCACCGGCGTGTGCGGACCAGAAGTGGATCAAAAACTGGTGGATTTTAATAACGACCTGAAATGGCTGAAAAGTCAGGGTGTGGACGTACAGCGCTACAACCTGGGCCAGGAACCCGAAGCGTTTAAAAGCAACCCGGAAGTTATTACGCGCATTCAAAACACGGGAACTGAGATTCTGCCGATTATAGTTGTAAATGGAAAGCTGAAAATGGAAGGAGATTATCCTGCCCGTACGATGCTGAAAGAGATGTGTGAACTGGATGAAAAATCGGCAAATAAAGAAGTGGCAGATGAAACACCGGAATCCATCTATAATGCACAAATTAATGAACTGGTAGCGATAGCGGCTTCGCTGGCATCGAATTGCGAATCGTGCCTGAAATATCACTACAAAGAGGCCGAAAAACTGGGTATTGCCAAAGAAGACATTGCCCGAACCTTGCAGATGGCACAGCAGGTAAAAGAAAATCCAACTTCCAATATGGTACAACTGGCCAATAAATTGCTGGGCGTACAGCCTCAACCATCCAACGGCTGCGCTCCCGGAAGCGGATGCTGCTAA
- a CDS encoding DinB family protein has product MYNKLWKMGRTRLTNQLDSIEESDLTKRLHPDAASIGWLLRHIAEVELLFAKNVFERELNVKAQTIGSIAKDRGQFNELKPLLDLIEKAGEELGLAISDIDDWEEKVSTAEFGTVTKAEALGRITTHTAYHAGQIGLALKYGE; this is encoded by the coding sequence ATGTACAATAAACTCTGGAAGATGGGGCGAACCCGCCTGACCAATCAGCTTGATTCCATTGAAGAATCAGACCTTACCAAAAGGCTGCACCCTGATGCGGCATCAATCGGATGGCTCCTGCGTCACATCGCGGAAGTGGAGCTGTTGTTTGCCAAGAACGTTTTTGAAAGAGAACTGAATGTAAAAGCACAAACGATTGGCTCTATCGCGAAAGACCGGGGACAGTTTAACGAACTCAAACCTCTGCTCGACCTGATTGAAAAAGCCGGAGAGGAACTGGGGCTGGCGATCAGTGATATTGACGATTGGGAAGAAAAGGTATCCACCGCAGAGTTTGGTACTGTTACAAAAGCGGAGGCCCTTGGCCGCATTACAACTCATACCGCATACCATGCCGGCCAGATTGGCCTCGCTCTGAAATACGGTGAATAA
- a CDS encoding ArsA-related P-loop ATPase — MVHLVSVRPHPLKSSKELYEEVVSRLRDEDATTVYLVSRPESSALKEAARSSRELDDLGLSSQLLLINGYFEPLDAGDDVALEMKKTADQAIEQMPESIQHLDREIFPLRPYNILGIDKLRKVFEPLEKEEIMANHTADLEKEPLASLPDLDNLIGDLTRQDHGLIMTMGKGGVGKTSVAVAVALKLADKGYPVHLTTTDPAAHLTDQLGVMDTNDNLTVDRIDPKQETQNYIEKVMRQKGKNMDEEGRKLLREDLESPCTEEVAVFHAFSKAIQKAKRQFVVVDTAPTGHTLLLLDTAGSYHREILRNTNMDKSNLKTPYMYLQDPEHSRLLLVTLPETTPVNEAAQLQEDLRRADIEPYGWIVNQSLSATEVSDPLLVQRAKEELPILETIQNEKAKRLYSIPWIHGESVAHRMAFTNKKELA; from the coding sequence ATGGTGCATCTTGTCTCGGTCCGACCTCATCCGCTCAAAAGCAGCAAAGAGCTGTATGAAGAAGTGGTAAGCCGGCTTCGTGATGAGGATGCCACCACGGTTTACCTGGTAAGCCGTCCCGAATCTTCTGCTTTAAAAGAAGCCGCCAGATCGAGCCGGGAACTGGACGATCTTGGCCTTTCCAGTCAGTTGTTGTTGATCAACGGGTATTTTGAACCGCTGGATGCCGGTGATGATGTGGCTTTAGAAATGAAGAAAACCGCCGATCAGGCCATTGAACAGATGCCGGAGAGTATTCAACACCTGGACCGGGAGATTTTTCCGCTTCGTCCGTATAATATTCTCGGTATCGACAAACTTCGAAAGGTGTTTGAACCGCTGGAGAAAGAGGAGATCATGGCCAATCATACCGCTGACCTGGAGAAAGAACCGCTTGCTTCACTCCCCGACCTGGACAACCTGATTGGCGACCTCACCCGGCAAGATCACGGATTGATTATGACGATGGGTAAAGGCGGGGTCGGAAAAACGAGTGTAGCTGTTGCCGTGGCCCTGAAACTGGCCGATAAGGGATATCCGGTTCATCTCACCACTACCGATCCGGCTGCTCATCTCACCGATCAGTTGGGAGTAATGGACACCAATGATAATCTCACCGTAGATCGCATTGATCCCAAACAGGAGACACAAAATTACATCGAAAAAGTGATGCGGCAGAAAGGCAAAAATATGGATGAAGAGGGACGCAAGCTGCTCCGGGAAGACCTGGAATCCCCCTGTACCGAAGAGGTCGCTGTTTTTCATGCATTCTCCAAGGCCATCCAAAAAGCGAAACGCCAGTTTGTGGTCGTTGATACGGCACCGACGGGGCATACGCTTCTTCTGCTTGATACGGCCGGCAGCTATCACCGGGAGATCCTGCGCAACACCAATATGGATAAAAGCAACTTAAAAACACCCTACATGTATCTGCAGGATCCCGAACACTCCCGTCTGCTGCTTGTAACGCTTCCAGAAACCACGCCGGTGAACGAAGCGGCACAGCTTCAGGAAGATTTACGCCGGGCTGATATTGAGCCGTATGGATGGATCGTCAATCAAAGCCTTTCTGCAACGGAGGTAAGTGATCCCCTGCTGGTACAGCGGGCGAAAGAGGAATTGCCTATTTTGGAAACCATTCAAAATGAGAAGGCCAAGCGCCTCTACTCCATTCCCTGGATTCATGGTGAATCGGTAGCACATCGCATGGCCTTTACCAATAAAAAAGAGTTAGCTTAA
- a CDS encoding metalloregulator ArsR/SmtB family transcription factor — MALTKASLFKENHIQTAELAKALSHPARLAILEILSRQESCICGDITSELPLAQSTVSQHLKVLKSAGLIKGDVEGTSTCYCINPTTLNELKELMDDWFEAFTPDHLYCC; from the coding sequence TACGAAAGCATCTTTATTCAAAGAAAATCACATTCAAACGGCGGAACTTGCAAAGGCTTTATCACACCCGGCAAGATTAGCTATTTTGGAAATTTTGAGCCGGCAAGAGAGCTGTATTTGCGGGGATATAACCAGCGAATTGCCGCTGGCTCAATCTACCGTCTCACAGCACCTGAAAGTGTTGAAGTCGGCCGGGCTCATAAAAGGGGATGTGGAAGGAACAAGTACCTGCTATTGTATCAACCCAACTACATTGAATGAACTGAAGGAGCTAATGGATGATTGGTTTGAAGCATTTACTCCTGATCATTTATACTGTTGTTAA
- a CDS encoding universal stress protein, whose amino-acid sequence MKKKAILATDLSETADLLLDCTDQYKALGIESITLFHALGISYTNFAGYTFMDNTKKKLNELKEQFEEKGFKTEIVLKEGQPARELVQFAKKDPETLIIIGTKGMGFAKGVLIGSTADQVLRFGENPLLLIQLLDKLEENNDPAKCEFYCHDINRNVLFATDFSEPSEQAFYHFKKQVAPQAEHILLMHVQNWEAMKHRDEKEIQKFNDIDQSRLERLKEDLQKVTEAAIDINITTGVPSQEIIKTMKEHSVSLVVMGAQGRNFISDHILGSTVRRVIEGGKINTLVIPSTK is encoded by the coding sequence ATGAAAAAGAAAGCCATTTTAGCCACCGATCTTTCCGAAACCGCAGATCTGCTGCTCGACTGCACCGATCAGTATAAGGCGCTGGGAATCGAATCCATAACGCTGTTTCACGCACTTGGAATCAGCTATACGAATTTTGCCGGTTATACCTTTATGGATAACACGAAGAAGAAGCTGAACGAGCTTAAAGAGCAGTTCGAGGAGAAAGGCTTCAAAACGGAGATTGTTCTAAAAGAAGGACAACCCGCCCGGGAGCTGGTTCAGTTTGCCAAAAAAGATCCGGAAACGCTGATCATTATTGGAACCAAAGGCATGGGATTTGCCAAAGGAGTTCTGATCGGCAGTACGGCCGACCAGGTGTTGCGATTTGGGGAAAATCCCCTTCTGCTCATTCAACTTCTCGATAAACTTGAAGAAAACAACGATCCGGCAAAATGTGAATTTTACTGCCATGATATAAATCGAAACGTATTGTTTGCAACCGATTTTTCGGAGCCGTCTGAACAAGCCTTTTATCATTTCAAAAAGCAGGTAGCTCCACAGGCCGAACACATTTTGTTGATGCATGTGCAAAACTGGGAAGCGATGAAGCATCGTGATGAAAAAGAGATTCAAAAATTCAATGACATTGACCAATCCAGGCTCGAACGCCTGAAAGAAGACCTGCAAAAAGTTACAGAAGCTGCCATTGATATAAACATCACCACCGGAGTCCCCTCCCAGGAGATCATCAAAACCATGAAGGAGCATTCTGTATCGCTGGTGGTGATGGGGGCCCAGGGACGAAATTTTATATCCGACCATATTTTAGGAAGCACTGTCCGACGAGTCATCGAAGGCGGAAAAATCAACACATTGGTAATCCCTTCAACCAAATAG
- a CDS encoding isoaspartyl peptidase/L-asparaginase: MRTILFLCAVVMLLFSGLNQTTIAQETKWSLALHGGAGVISKEMPDSIKQLYYDGLEEALSVGEKVLSEGGSALDAVELTVRVLEDNPLFNAGRGAVYTSEGNHELDAAIMDGSTLAAGAITGVTTIKNPISLARKVMTNSRHIFFSGEGAEEFADQTGVERVENHYYDTQRRYEQWQRAQEQSNIRKEKAIPDEFKYGTVGAVALDMDGKLAAATSTGGMTNKQFGRVGDVPIIGSGTFANHVAAISATGWGEQIMRNVSANTIANYMEFNDTSLDKAMEFLLTERLNPGDAGFIGVDYEGNISMKMNTAGMFRGSVDSHGNRTVMIWEKE; the protein is encoded by the coding sequence ATGAGAACGATTCTATTTTTGTGTGCAGTAGTTATGCTTCTTTTTAGCGGACTGAATCAAACCACAATTGCTCAAGAAACGAAATGGTCGCTGGCTTTGCACGGTGGTGCGGGTGTCATTTCAAAAGAGATGCCCGATTCAATCAAACAACTGTATTATGATGGATTGGAGGAGGCACTATCTGTTGGTGAAAAGGTGTTGAGTGAGGGTGGCTCTGCACTGGATGCCGTTGAGTTGACAGTGAGAGTTCTGGAAGATAATCCGCTGTTCAACGCAGGAAGAGGTGCGGTGTACACAAGCGAGGGAAACCATGAATTGGATGCAGCCATTATGGATGGGAGCACACTGGCCGCCGGTGCAATTACGGGCGTTACCACAATAAAAAATCCAATATCACTTGCTCGCAAAGTGATGACCAACTCCCGGCATATCTTCTTTTCGGGTGAAGGGGCTGAAGAGTTTGCTGACCAAACCGGAGTGGAACGAGTTGAGAACCACTATTATGATACCCAACGCCGCTACGAGCAATGGCAAAGAGCTCAAGAGCAATCAAATATCAGAAAAGAAAAGGCTATTCCCGATGAGTTTAAATATGGAACCGTTGGAGCAGTTGCATTAGATATGGATGGAAAACTCGCAGCGGCAACATCAACCGGGGGCATGACCAATAAACAGTTCGGGCGTGTGGGAGATGTACCGATTATTGGCTCCGGGACATTTGCCAATCATGTGGCGGCTATTTCGGCAACCGGCTGGGGCGAGCAGATCATGCGAAATGTATCTGCAAATACCATTGCGAATTATATGGAATTTAATGATACAAGCCTCGATAAGGCGATGGAATTTCTGTTGACCGAACGACTCAATCCCGGTGATGCAGGGTTTATCGGGGTGGATTATGAAGGAAATATATCAATGAAAATGAATACCGCCGGGATGTTTCGCGGCTCCGTCGATTCGCACGGAAACCGTACGGTCATGATTTGGGAAAAGGAATGA
- a CDS encoding TRC40/GET3/ArsA family transport-energizing ATPase, protein MLSKITPYIFFTGKGGVGKTTLACATAVKLADEGNRVLLISTDPASNLGDVLQSEVNDKVQPVEGVSGLEAINIDPEIAAEEYRNRTLEPLEDILGADQLKKIREELSGACTTEIAAFDEFSRFVAGEHEGEDYDIVVFDTAPTGHTLRLLELPAAWSSFIDKNPDGASCLGPTSSAQKQQRAV, encoded by the coding sequence ATGTTATCTAAAATTACCCCATATATATTTTTTACCGGAAAAGGCGGCGTAGGTAAAACAACGCTTGCATGCGCCACAGCTGTTAAACTTGCGGATGAAGGAAATCGCGTGCTGCTGATCAGTACCGATCCGGCTTCGAACCTGGGCGATGTGCTGCAAAGCGAAGTAAACGACAAGGTTCAGCCCGTTGAAGGAGTCAGCGGCCTCGAGGCGATCAATATTGACCCGGAGATTGCGGCCGAAGAGTATCGAAATCGCACACTGGAACCGCTTGAAGATATTCTCGGAGCCGATCAGCTCAAGAAAATACGCGAAGAACTTTCCGGGGCATGCACCACCGAGATCGCTGCCTTCGATGAATTTTCCCGGTTTGTAGCCGGCGAGCATGAGGGCGAGGACTATGACATTGTGGTGTTTGATACCGCCCCCACAGGACACACGCTTCGTTTGCTGGAACTGCCGGCGGCGTGGAGCAGCTTTATCGACAAAAATCCGGATGGTGCATCTTGTCTCGGTCCGACCTCATCCGCTCAAAAGCAGCAAAGAGCTGTATGA